A genomic region of Magnolia sinica isolate HGM2019 chromosome 6, MsV1, whole genome shotgun sequence contains the following coding sequences:
- the LOC131249670 gene encoding uncharacterized protein LOC131249670 → MREGQRIFITTNNLGQPVNENASKLTNFLGTIACNGDYAPLTYSNWRVVTNEKKDDMYELVMSKFQFDKEIKSWVLMSIGKKWRDWKCELKKFHYSPHDNDEARLADLNEHVQMDQWKALIEFWNSEEGKVHNKINTENRRKQRISHTAGTKSFTRIREEERNKRANGEDLTRVDMFLLTHRRKNGMPVDEASARAMEQLNERTSQQPEASHNSTARKDIFSEVMGDERHGRVRTYELGPSPSDIWGTTSHSVQSQGMTSNAQKIDEQYEELHAEISSLRETMADRDAQISSLRETMTTLMATITNPSINLATLLGVAANPSLNQPSSSSSHLVPTP, encoded by the exons ATGCGTGAAGGGCAACGCATTTTTATTACCACCAACAATCTAGGGCAACCTGTTAATGAAAATGCTAGCAAGCTGACAAACTTTTTGGGGACAATAGCATGTAATGGGGATTACGCACCCCTCACATATTCTAATTGGAGGGTAGTGACAAACGAGAAGAAGGATGATATGTACGAACTTGTCATG TCCAAGTTTCAGTTTGACAAAGAGATTAAATCTTGGGTGTTGATGTCGATTGGAAAAAAATGGAGGGATTGGAAGTGCGAACTGAAGAAATTCCACTACTCGCCTCATGATAATGATGAGGCGCGGCTAGCAGACCTCAATGAGCATGTCCAAATGGATCAGTGGAAGGCCCTCATTGAGTTTTGGAACTCTGAAGAGGGAAAG GTCCATAATAAGATAAATACGGAAAATCGGAGAAAACAACGCATTAGCCACACTGCAGGCACGAAGAGCTTTACGCGAATACGTGAAGAAGAG AGAAACAAGAGGGCCAATGGGGAGGATTTGACCCGAGTAGATATGTTCTTGTTGACACATAGACGCAAGAATGGGATGCCTGTGGATGAGGCCTCAGCAAGAGcaatg GAACAATTAAATGAACGAACTTCGCAGCAGCCAGAGGCTTCACATAATAGCACTGCGAGGAAAGATATATTCTCAGAAGTCATGGGTGACGAACGACATGGCCGTGTTCGCACTTATGAGTTAGGTCCCTCTCCTTCTGATATATGGGGCACAACATCCCACAGTGTCCAGTCCCAAGGGATGACCTCCAATGCTCAGAAGATAGATGAACAATATGAGGAATTGCATGCTGAAATATCTTCACTAAGAGAAACTATGGCTGATAGAGATGCTCAAATATCTTCACTAAGAGAAACTATGACAACATTGATGGCTACCATAACGAATCCAAGCATTAATCTAGCTACATTATTAGGTGTTGCAGCTAATCCTAGCTTGAaccaaccctcctcatcatcaagccACTTGGTTCCAACCCCTTAG